The following proteins are encoded in a genomic region of Longimicrobiales bacterium:
- a CDS encoding M48 family metallopeptidase, with protein sequence MRIRALVVLMLALSLASCATTPITGRSRLKPLIPLEIELQLGVDAYAEAKSMSELISSGLAFEMVQLIGQRIAVAAEQMIPEPTSAFDWEFILIDEPETANAWALPGGKTAVYTGLLPITRDENGFAVIMGHEIAHAVLQHGLERITQSLLLEGTLGLASMALGDMSASERDATLQALSGLSSIGIALPFSRLHESEADEVGLYFAAAAGYDPRAAIGFWERMVDSNGDGAPPEILSTHPSHDTRIADLQRWMPTALELYRAGDKELATCSRRLLRSEKRNCET encoded by the coding sequence ATGCGGATTCGCGCCCTAGTCGTCCTGATGCTGGCACTGTCGCTCGCCTCGTGTGCGACCACTCCCATCACGGGACGCAGCCGCCTAAAGCCGCTGATCCCGTTAGAGATCGAACTACAGCTCGGCGTCGATGCCTACGCTGAGGCGAAGTCGATGTCCGAACTGATTTCGAGCGGGCTCGCCTTTGAGATGGTGCAACTCATCGGTCAGCGGATCGCCGTCGCGGCCGAGCAGATGATCCCCGAGCCCACGTCGGCCTTCGATTGGGAGTTCATCCTGATCGACGAGCCCGAGACAGCGAACGCATGGGCGTTGCCGGGAGGCAAGACGGCCGTCTACACGGGTCTGCTGCCGATCACCAGGGACGAGAACGGTTTCGCAGTCATCATGGGGCACGAGATCGCCCACGCAGTGTTGCAGCACGGCCTCGAGCGGATAACGCAGAGCCTCCTCCTGGAGGGTACGCTTGGGCTTGCGTCGATGGCCCTAGGCGATATGTCAGCATCGGAACGTGACGCCACGTTGCAGGCACTGTCAGGACTCAGTTCGATCGGCATCGCGCTGCCGTTCAGCCGACTGCACGAGTCGGAGGCTGACGAGGTGGGTCTATACTTCGCGGCGGCAGCGGGCTACGACCCCCGTGCGGCGATCGGTTTTTGGGAACGCATGGTGGATAGCAATGGCGACGGCGCACCACCCGAGATCCTCAGCACCCACCCGAGCCACGACACGCGCATCGCCGATCTCCAACGGTGGATGCCCACCGCACTCGAATTATACAGAGCAGGCGATAAAGAACTGGCCACGTGCTCGCGAAGGCTGCTGAGATCGGAGAAGAGGAACTGCGAGACCTGA